In one Erythrobacteraceae bacterium WH01K genomic region, the following are encoded:
- a CDS encoding DUF2183 domain-containing protein: MPLFPTAPVRLQPYFGHRNETHLYMKARALRSAKSSFDGGGRWQAMRTMLAQFLSHEVAGMEARLEVERADGSSIEVPGTTDKEGFVTFEIALDDPLPLPENTSWEVVTLHWTNGDGDQCIEGHVLAPGRSASLAVISDIDDTIIETGITGNLRSVARNWRRVLAQMPDERLAVPGADVFYSSLGGGRVLAEGETHTGDRIRAFHRPFFYVSSSPWNLFSYLVAFKRQREMPLGPVFLRDWGLDRSTFGSSSHGSHKTDAIRRILADYPSLRFAMIGDDTQGDLTAFGEIVQEHANRIAAVFIRKAAGPFSPEEVAAKAAIEEAGVPLWLGESYDLGQDFLKKAGLSADGATSKIVEAVEKGDEAA, encoded by the coding sequence ATGCCCTTGTTCCCGACTGCGCCCGTCCGCCTCCAGCCCTATTTCGGCCACCGCAACGAAACCCACCTTTACATGAAGGCGCGTGCCCTGCGCTCGGCCAAGTCGAGCTTCGATGGCGGCGGGAGGTGGCAGGCCATGCGCACCATGCTGGCCCAGTTCCTGAGCCACGAGGTCGCGGGAATGGAAGCGCGGCTGGAAGTAGAGCGCGCCGACGGCTCCAGCATCGAAGTGCCCGGCACAACGGACAAGGAAGGTTTCGTCACCTTCGAAATCGCGCTCGACGACCCTCTCCCGCTGCCGGAGAACACGTCGTGGGAAGTGGTGACGCTGCACTGGACGAACGGGGATGGCGACCAGTGCATCGAAGGCCATGTGCTGGCACCCGGCCGCAGCGCGTCGCTGGCAGTCATTTCCGATATCGATGACACGATCATCGAAACCGGCATTACCGGCAATCTGCGCAGCGTGGCGCGCAACTGGCGGCGGGTGCTGGCGCAGATGCCGGACGAACGCCTGGCCGTGCCGGGTGCGGACGTATTCTATTCCTCGCTCGGCGGAGGCCGCGTGCTGGCGGAGGGCGAGACGCATACCGGCGACCGCATTCGCGCCTTCCACCGCCCGTTCTTCTACGTATCGTCCAGCCCGTGGAACCTGTTCAGCTATCTCGTCGCGTTCAAGCGGCAGCGGGAAATGCCGCTCGGCCCTGTATTCCTGCGCGACTGGGGCCTGGATCGCAGCACGTTCGGCTCGTCCAGCCACGGATCGCACAAGACCGATGCCATCCGCCGCATCCTGGCGGATTACCCTTCGCTGCGCTTTGCCATGATCGGCGACGATACACAGGGCGACCTGACCGCATTCGGCGAGATCGTGCAGGAGCACGCGAATCGCATCGCCGCGGTTTTCATCCGCAAGGCCGCCGGACCGTTCAGCCCCGAAGAAGTCGCTGCCAAGGCCGCCATCGAGGAAGCCGGCGTCCCGCTATGGCTGGGCGAAAGCTACGATCTGGGGCAGGACTTCCTGAAGAAGGCCGGACTTTCCGCAGACGGAGCGACGTCGAAGATCGTCGAAGCGGTCGAAAAGGGGGACGAGGCCGCCTAG
- a CDS encoding alpha/beta hydrolase produces the protein MIWIAAAVIGLGMVGAGLWYAALNAQSVETLDRVDGFYTSGDAQLVEGPVSFGDHPQQRLFVHRAPGGAGEASLPVLVFIHGGSWRSGDPEPYAFVGRNFAPEGYVVVSAGYRLGEAGKFPAMLQDGAAALRWIHDNIARHGGDPDRIAVMGHSAGAYNAAMLALDTQWLAAEGLGPNTIDAWVGLAGPYDFLPLDSDSTRAAFGHANPLEKTQPIAFARADAPPALLMTGDADGTVKPRNVPALADALVDAGMPTGRVQTDSIPGMGHIPIVMALSTPFRKDGRVKAEILRFLDRHLASPDRPASAAVQGETE, from the coding sequence ATGATCTGGATCGCGGCGGCCGTCATCGGCCTCGGCATGGTGGGCGCCGGGCTGTGGTATGCCGCGCTGAACGCGCAATCGGTCGAGACGCTGGACCGGGTGGACGGCTTCTACACCTCCGGCGACGCGCAACTGGTGGAGGGACCGGTCAGCTTCGGCGACCATCCCCAGCAGCGCCTGTTCGTCCACCGTGCGCCCGGCGGCGCTGGAGAAGCCTCGCTGCCGGTCCTCGTCTTCATCCACGGCGGCAGCTGGCGCAGCGGCGATCCCGAACCCTACGCCTTTGTCGGCCGCAATTTCGCGCCAGAGGGTTATGTCGTCGTCTCGGCCGGATACCGGCTGGGCGAGGCCGGGAAATTTCCCGCCATGCTGCAGGACGGGGCCGCTGCCCTGCGCTGGATCCACGACAATATCGCACGTCACGGCGGCGATCCGGACCGGATCGCGGTGATGGGCCATTCGGCCGGCGCCTACAACGCCGCCATGCTGGCGCTGGATACGCAGTGGCTGGCGGCAGAGGGGCTGGGGCCGAACACGATCGATGCGTGGGTGGGCCTTGCCGGACCTTACGATTTCCTGCCCCTCGACAGCGATTCGACGCGGGCTGCGTTCGGCCATGCCAATCCGCTCGAAAAGACCCAGCCGATCGCGTTCGCACGGGCCGACGCGCCGCCCGCCCTGCTGATGACCGGCGATGCGGACGGGACGGTGAAGCCGCGCAATGTCCCCGCTCTTGCCGATGCGCTGGTGGATGCGGGAATGCCGACAGGCCGGGTGCAGACGGACAGCATCCCCGGCATGGGTCACATCCCCATCGTGATGGCGCTGTCCACCCCGTTCCGGAAAGACGGGCGGGTGAAGGCCGAAATCCTGCGGTTTCTGGACCGGCACCTCGCGTCCCCGGACAGACCGGCTTCAGCCGCCGTTCAGGGCGAAACGGAGTAG